The region TGGTGGTCCGGTAAtctcaaaaaccaaaaaacctgcTTTAAAGACTAatcaataaattaaacaaaacaaaacccacacaaCTCCCCCCACCCACAGCCCCCCAAAGCTAGCAGTTGTGAGCTGTATTTATACTGAAacctaatgttttaaaaatagtactGGTTTCTCcaaccaccccatcccaccctaccCTGGGTATGCAGCAATAGTAaccaattatttattttactctctgccccccctcccccaaattaGTCCAGtgttctttagttttttaaaatataaactgggAAAGTGTTACaggctttttaaaaaggcatattcTTCTATAACAAGAATGACATTTAAACCAATCAGTAAAAGCATTTGACAAGACATTTAAATTACCATAGGCACCAGTTGTTGTTTCAAGTTGGGATCTTTATCCCAATATCTTACATTCATAGTATTATTGAGGtagttaaaatactgaaaattggACTCCAGGTTGCTAGGTTCTGAATGTGAATGATATATTCTCTTTTGAACCCACTTTCCCCCAAATAATTCAAGTTCTCTTGAGGTAAGGACTACCAAAATCCAATAAGCAGCCTTCTATAAAGAGAAAAGTGATGATACTTTCAGAAAACAATTTTCATACTTGAAAAATCTGCCATGAGTGAGTGTTCTTACCTGAgtagtttttcattttatctacCAGACTAATAAATCCATATCATGCCCTATGTACTCTAATGATAAAAGTTACCTTTCATTTAAGGAAAGGATATTCTGTAAGAACTGAAGAAGCCACCCACCCACATTCGTCTACTGGAGCCATCTGGATCAATCCATTGCTGTGATGAGTCCCTTCCCTTCGTAACAAAAGCCATTGGCTTGATTATTGAGACTCCTGCTGCATACCCATAACGTCTTTATAATAAGAAGCTTGTCTTCAATGCATATTACGGCAGTCACATACCTGCCATGCAGTTTCCCTTCTATTCAAgtgctatctttaaaaaaaaacacacaaacaaaatgaCACACTTTACTAATTTTTCTATCAGAAAGCTTCCCTCCACCAAATCTCTTCTCCCACAGATAAGAGCACAATGTATATAGTTTCAGTTATtacaatggttttttttttctttttacttttttcagtttatttcctccaaactctTTACCTCCAAATTGCCCTTGCTGTAAGGACCTATTGCTGTTTTCACTCATTACCAATATACTGAAATGTCCCAGGGCAGTTCTGGGGCCAATCCAATGAAAGTCACCTTTGCCTGCTTAcacttgactgctgctgctgctaagtcacttcagtcatgtccgactctgtgcaaccccatagacggcagcccaccaggctcccccgtccctgggattctccaggcaagaacactggagtgggttgccatttccttctccaatgcatgaaactgaaaagtgaaagtgaagtcgctcagtcgtgcccgactcttagcgaccccatggactgcagcctaccaggctccatccatgggattttccaggcaagagtactggagtggggtgccattgccttctccgttaaacTTGACTAGCTGGATTCAAAGGCTATTTATAAAACCTGTCTTCCATGTAACAAAGTGCTGCTCTAGCACAACCTGAGAACTACCCTGGCCACATTCCACCTCAAAACAAACTTATGGGACTTTATTCTAGTACTGACATTCTACAGTTACACCTTTACTTGAAAACCTTTTTTAGAATAATATCAAATCTGAGTATAAATCATTGATTGCACTGAGAAATGCAAAACTTGTATGTGTATTATGAATGACAGGAACCACCACTTCATTCATTCTACGCTACAATTATGTTCTCATTTGAAAACACACTCTAGCAGGAGTCTACTAACCTATGTTATTAAGGTAGTCATACTATAACATTCCCAAAACATGTTGCATTACAGTTAAGTGTTTCCAAGTAGTACAAATTCCCTGAGTTAAATGTGTTTAATTCTAAAGACTTGAGGTTGATCACaggggaaaaacaagaaaaatgtatgACCATGATTTTAAGACATCTACTCCAATCTTAATTTTAGTACATAAATCCAGATACCTATATTATCTGTGATAGGGAGTTATTTAGaatatctaaaaaaaatttttttaaccacaCTGACTGGTATAGCAAAGAAATTCATGAGTTGAAACTTAGTCAGAAATTCATTTGCAGATGCAGatcaaaaatataaatcaaaactggAGACTAAAAAAAAGGATCTCTTCAAAAATTAATACTGTAACTTTCCTTCATAAAAAGAATGTTTGGCAAGTCCACAGATAAACATTAATCTCTGACATAGAAGCCAACATTAGGCCCAGAGCCCACCACAGGTCAAATCTTAAAACAGCAAATTTGGAGTCTGTCCAAATTTTCTGTTGGgttgaatatttttgaaatattgggACCATCATTTGGGGCTTTAAAATGTGGCATATAGAAATTTGTTTTAACAGGATTTGACATATACACTGTTAAAGTGTTTGCAGTGTTACCTTAGTCCTCCCAGATAGTCACGGTGTGTTGGAAGGGATAGTCAGTCTTCCTGGTGCTGGTATCTGAAGAGCTCTGATGAAATTTGGATCCCTTTCCTTTTGAAGAGAAGTTTTACAAAAAGCTTGCCCCAGAGCTTCAAGTCACAAACAGTCTGGGTCAGGTCTTACCTTCACATAAAATCACCTTTCAAAGCATTGAGTAATGCAAGGATAATGTTCATTTATCTGATAACTCCGGTTATAAGAAACATTCAGACAGGGTTTAACTTCTACCGGTATTGCCAGTGACATCCCAACACCAGTTGGCACATGCCCAAGGCCCTGAACACTAGTTTGGAAGCCAGCAGGACATGTTGGTAGTGTGTAAGATGAGGTGTGTGTAGTAGATACAATCTGCTGACAGCTTGGTTGTTCCGATACAGGATGGCGATACTGCAGTGAGGTCTGATGAGTCTGATGGAGATACTGAGGTTGCTGAAAGTGAACTGCCCGGGAGGGCTGGGAGGCTGTCTGGAACATACTTAGTTGTGCTGGCTGAGGTCCTGCCTGTCCTCtctgtttgtttgcttctttcaCATCATTATCATGAGCGCTGCAACATAGAAAGGAGACTTGTTAATAATGTTACTTGAGAAAAATCTGCAAGAAAGTCACACATCACCCCCAACTCCTTTACAGCTGGCTCCTTGGACTGCCCCACTGCCCAGGTAGCAGTCACTGCAACCATAATTTCAACAACAGCACTCACTCTTAGCCTTCTGAAAGTTCCTTCCCATGGTATAACCCTTGAGGACTGGCTGCTAGTGGCTTTGAGGGCTCTTTTCAGCTTGCGAGCTATGTTCACAATGAGCACTTAAATATGACTGCCACTTTGAATTGTGAGGCCACCAAGATATCCCCAAAGATATAGAAACGGGGACTGGAGCAAGATTTACCTGGATGATCTCACAGTTGTGGACTCACACAAGAGCAGCTCCTTTCCTTATTATGTACCCAGAATCATACTAGCAATGACAGCCTCTACCTGGATAACAACCAAAAGAAACTCCCCTTTCACTCAGTACTCCACTGAGTACTGCTTGCCAGGGGCTTGCTTATGGCAGCAGGAAGCTGTCAGAGCAAGTATCCTAAAAGCTCTCGGCCTTTGAGAACTTGTTTCCAAGGCCCCTTTTACATGAAGAATGTTAATAAGAAATTACAAACAAAAGAACAGAGGCTTACATCAATAGCCGTTCAATGCACTGCACTAGGAAATCCCAGGAGTAAGCAGTAAGACGATGCAGTCTTGGAGGCCACGTTGGAGAAAGACGAAGTATAATCCTTGAAGAAGCcacacatgctgcagctactaaAGAAGGTGCATAATTTAGAAAGGCATAATCTGTGGAGACATCAAAAATGAACTTAAGCAACAGAATACACAAGTCACAAGCTCACAAGTCACTTACTGGCATCTACATCAACTCACCTTGCAAAGATACTTCCAGGAAGTAATCTGCATACTTGGCCATGTAGAGTTTAGTTTTTTCCAAGCAAATCATTGGCCAGCCATCATGAAGATCTGTTTCATGTACTGCTTCGGAGAGATAATACTCAATGAAATGGGCAGCTGTTGGAAGGCAAAGGTTCCACTGAAAGGTTTCTAATAATAATAGTTCCATATGTAgcaaattttgttttgttaatactAGATTCATATTAGTCATACAACCCAGGCTGTTGAGCTGCTCCAGCTTAGGCACactatcttctttttcttcaaatttaccttatatgcaaagggaaataaaagcaagagaaagaaaatattaggcCAAATGATCAAAGTTAAGTCTAGTTACTTAAATGGGACCTGCTATCTTAGTACAAAGATTTAGATCCAAAGACATTTTCTCCCTACTCTGGGTAGATACAACTGTGCTAGAACTCTGTGGTTCTCAaatcttgttttctctttcaatGCCTCCGTTCCACACCCTTTACcctctcctaaaaaaaaaaaaaggaacgtGTAAACATTTTGATCTATGTCCTACTGTGTAAGGAAAACAGTCCTATGTGCCACTGAAAATATAACTTCCATCTCAACAGCTCAGTCTTCTCAGAAAATTTCTTTATGAGGGCAGATGATGGTTggtaaaaaaaactattttaggaCAAAGTTTCAAGTATTTAATGTCATAAAATTATCTGAAATAAAACATAGCTAAGCTTCAAGAGTTTCATCTCAGCATATTTTCAGCAAAATCTCAGAGAgatataaataaaggaaaaaaacaaacaggtgaCCATCTAACACAAACATTACCACTCTACAAAAAACCCCTAATCCTCCTCTTCTGAATTAAACCAAAAATCTAGCCAAGTCTGTTAtttaaaaaaggggaaaataCTTTATACCACTTTTATATCCCCTTACTCAAGGCAGAATAGGCATAAATATTGAACCTGGTTATCGGAAGGCATTAACTTCTTTTCATGAAACTCACCCATATGTACAGCTGAGGAATAAAATGGCCCCTCTAAATCTGAATGATTTTTCTATTGATTACATATCATCTTGCACTTTAACTTCCTTCAAGTATTTTactaaatataaattattcattttaggTATTTCTAAAAGTCACGGCTGGAGAAAGTTCAAGTATCAAGTACTATCATGATTCTTCAAATACAGCAATAGAACCAAAAGAATTATCTTCAAGTTTCTTTGGGTTTTTGTTCCATGACTGTCCAAAGAAGAAGGgatattaaaactaaaagcttccACTTCCTAGccttatgttctttttcatattaaggtataaaattatattatactGCAATTATTATAATTTCTCACAATAGTTTTTATACTTGTTCATAATTATAGCTGTTAGAAtgttatatattactatataaaattttgtttgactattttgatatttatttcaatatatttgttttctttggaaatcttacaattttattttattcatttaaaaacattttttgtagAAGACCAGAAAGACTGCCAAACcagaagaaatcaaaccagtttcCCTGTGAAAACTGGGAATGGTTCTCTTTCAGAACCATATATTGAAATTCTGACAACAAATGGTAGTGGCCAGAACCACTCAGCTCAGATGCTCAGTATACTGGAGTCAGAGAGGTCTGTTCAAGTCTGCCAGCCTTAGGGGCTGCGAAAAAACACTGCTAACTACCCTGGTCTTGGCTTAGGGAGGGGGAACTAGGGTAGAAGGTTTGTCTCCTATGCCAGGCACTCTAAGCTCATGACTTTGAGTCTAGGTCCAAAGAGTTTAAAATTTCACTCCCACTCCAGAAATTTTGAACTTTGTTAGATTTAAACCACTCTTAATATTGCTGCAAGTATGAATGGATCAAAAAAACTTACATAATTCAGACTTTTCAATAATCTAGATAATGCTTCCCAGTTCAAATCACATACAGATGAATTTCACAAGTTTTGCCAATGGCATTTATTAGCAGAGCTGAAAGCACTACAGTGGTCTTAATGACAGTCATCCAGTATGATCACTGCATAAATATAAGAGAGGAACCCACTGTTCTCTATATAACAAACTGGAATTCTTCAGAAGGAGAATGACTTAGGAATTTAGTTCAATCCCTCTGGATGAATCATTAAGGCTTTCAAAGTACTCTATTTGTGTAGCAGCAGCAATACTGGCATTGAACTTCAAAGGAATATTGTAAAAGTTAATGAGTTTAAAGCTCCTTTGAAGAAATTAATATACCACAATTCACTATTTAATTCAAggattaagaaaatatttcatattatctCCTTGAACCTttcaacacagaaaacaaaattgtatATGACCAATTTCACAGCTCAAGAAACCAAGTTAGCAAGGTTGGCCAATTCATGTAAGGGCAATTAAGTTGAGTCAAACCCAAAATGGAAGATTTATGCCTGAATTCCCAAATCTGCTTCCAGACCAAAGCTAAATGGGGACTCCTAGAATAGACAGGCTTCTATATTATTAAGGATCCATGGGGTTTCTATATTTATAAAGTACTTGGCTATTAAAAGTATGAAGGTCTTTGCATCTTGATTTGCAAAGTTAAAAATAACTTGCATACTACATAAATAACCATATTTGATATTTAAATTGAGGTTTAGTTTTTTGGGGAAACTTTTcattatatatagtaatatactcAGATGCATGGATGttaaaagaattcaaaatgtGAGACAATGTCATGAGTCCTTGCATTCATGTACAGTTTTTATCGTGCTGAATGCTATGTGCATGACTATTTTAAATCTACTTATCCGTAATACCACATACAGATCACAAAGATCAGTTTCTTCAATTGAAAGGAAATACCAGAAGCCATGTGATTATATTGATAAAGGTCCCTAACAGGAAATAAGGGCACAGGAAATTCACATCTGCTTCCCAGAAAATACAGAATCAGGGGCCCCAGAAACAAAACATCAGGTTGTCTTTCCTTTATAGGAAATGCTCAGATCTGCCATGGAAACCAGCACATATTCAAagtcaggagggaatggcaggtaTGTGGTAGTAGGGCATGGATCAGATAGATGTCACTGTGATCTCTGCCAACCcacattttgtcttttattactAAGGAGAAAAAAGTCATCCTTAATATTTACTAGGAATTCTCACAAATTTATAAGACTACCAgtctaataagaaaaaaatggataaggAACCAGAAGACAGAATtcatagaggggaaaaaaaaaggttctaTTCTCACTAAAAATcgatatataaatagaatcatctgTGACATACAGTTTTTCACCTATCAAATAGTAAAAAGCTTTGTCAACCCAGTACTGGTGAGCAAGAAGAAACAAGCACTTGTCACAAATTTTTGCTATTAAAAGCCTATAATCTCACTTTTGACTTCATCTTGACTTTAAGATCTTTTCTTAGTTACACAAAACCTTGaacaggcttcctggtggctcagatggtaaaaaatccgcctgcaatgcaggagacctggatttgatctctgggttgggaaaatcccctagaggaaggcatggcaacccactccagtattctttcctggagaacccccatggacagagaagcctggcatgctgcagtccatggggtcacaaagagtcggagcaactaagcacacacaatacCTTGAGCAGATTATCAAAAGTCTCGGGTTTAAGACCACTTCCATGCTCTCTACAGAGAGCCAAGGGAGCCAGGAGTTAAGAGTGTCAAGGAGTTAAGAGTTTGAGAACTTCCCAGGACAAATCAGTCTTTTCTGGAATGAGTCAAAATCTTTGGGGCTAGGGAGCCAGACTAAAGATTATAGAACACTTATGGAGGAATTAATCATTACAATGCTAACCTTTATGTTTCAATTTCATATGTGCTTTTAAACATACTACCCTACTTGATCCTTACAACAAGTTTGTAAGGTTAagtgtctttattttcattttataagaagTAACCTAAGACTCAAGGGTTGTTGAAATTCATATTACTGACAAATTCAATTCTATATCCATATAGATTTCCCATAATCCCTGCTGTAAAAATACTACATGCCACTCTCCAGTTTGTAGGCCCTTTCttcctcagtcgtatctgactctttgcaaccccatggactgtagtctgccaggctcctctgtccatgggattttccaggcaagaatactggagtgggtcgccatttccttctccagaggatcttcctgacccaaggatcgaacccaggtctcccacgttgtaggcagacactttacggtcttgagccaccagggaagtctaaaccTAAGACTCAAGGGTTGTTGAAATTCATATTGCTGACAAGAAATTCAATTCTATATCCATATAGATTTCCCATAATCCTTGCTGTAAAAATACTACATGCCACTCTCCAGTTTGTAGGCCCTTTCTTCCTACCTCTAATAGTGTACATCCAAGCAGCTGGATATGCATTAGTACCTGAAACTTACAAGCTGTGCTCCATTTTTAACCAAACTACCAAAGCCTTCCAACCTATTTAATAACTAAAAGACAGCTGTTGCTGAGTCCTGTCAGCTGTAAGTTGTTCTTCACTTCTATACCACAGACTGCCCAACCCAAAGCAGGgagcagctgggggagggggacatTCAGAGTTTAATCATTCTGAGACAAGAGAAGCATCGTTTGAGTCAAGTTTATGATAACTAACTGGAGACTTGACACTGGAATTCAAATATAAGAAGATATAGTATAAGAATGTAAGAAACAGTAGAAAGAACTCcacaaatttaaaacatatgtCATATACTAAAAACAGACTACTGGTTTATAAGCATCCTAAGCATTTCTGTTGGAGTAAAGTTAGACTTCACTAACTGGAAGAAGAGATTTCAGTGGGCTACTAAGGGCCAGCATCTTTGATTCCTGACCCCACTGAAGAGCTGATAGCTTGAATTCCGTTTGACCAGCGACTACTTGGGAGGAGCTGAGACCCTAAGGGGCACCTATCTCACATTTTCCCACTCTCCAGTGGATGAAGAACAATGTAAAAGCAATTCTCTCTGAGAGACAATAGGGTGGGGTCAGTAAAACAAAGGGAGGAGGTATCTGACTCGTTTAGTAATAGGTAGTAAACAATTCTCATCTGAACTCAGTAAACACAAATCCTAAAGCCTAGTTCCTAGAAAATAAGTCAAAAGTAACTATATACTACCACAGATTAAGTCAAATaatcatcaataaaataaattgatcACAACCTTAAACTGACAgttatagaaaatttagaaagaagAACTGACAGTGCCATTCCAATCAACCTAAAGTGGTGCATAAACAGAAGATCCTTTCCCCAAACTGTGTAAACTGCAGAAACCTGGCACCAATGCCTAGCTCTGCATGGTGGCCAGAGTTCCTTTTAGAGTATTCAGCTAGAGACCTTGGTGAACTCTGATTGTAACATGTAGTTTATAAATGTCTAGTTTATAATCCCCAAGTCATTTTGTAAGGTACTAGTAAATTTTAGTCACAAACATAAGTCAGTCTATGAACTGACTATCCATCATTCATAATTTCACAGTCCATAGGCACAGACCAGGTAGGGCTTGGTAGTGATTGAAGGACAGTGATGGCCACAGCAGGCAAAAAATTTTTCATTACCGAtcctaagattttaaaataacctaACTTGCATGTTTGATTTCCTGTGTCTCTCAGCTATAACCGATCCTATAATATACTAATATTGTACAGGATATCAGGAAGCCATTCCGTGTAGATTCTCACACATTTTTGACATGTCAAGTATGGGCTTTTCCAACCCTATGCAAACTACTACATCACAAATCATCATAGTGATGaaacacagaactgtacacaTGACTGCTTATAAGGATAAGACCTTAATTAAAAGTTAAAGGTTAATTATAAATGTACAAACATTACCTCTGGCTTTCTGGATGGTGGCGAGAGGAGCAGGTGATACGAACAGATCTTAGAGGACAACAGATTaaaggagaaagacagatactcaGGAAATATACCATTCTGGTAAGAATCTGACTCAAGTTACATGGGGACAGAGTTGAAAGAAAAGTCTAGTAAGATGGCTGAGTCCAGATGAACGGTTCCGAATGTTACATTAAGGAGTTTCTACCTTAACCCACAGGTAGTGGAAAGTTATCACTGGGctgtgtttatatatattcaaCCTGGTCCACagaagatttgaaatagtttacAAAAAGACCTTCCAGGAGATAAAACAGGGAGCTGAAGTCATCAGAGGAAAAATAAggacaggaaaagaaaagcagaaaagactAGTATCATAAATGATACCACACAGGCCTGCATTTGGTTTTAGGTTTATTTGCAGTCAAATGCAAAGGTGTTTTAGAAAGAATTCTGGTGGTAGGGTACAGAAGGAATGTTTCTTAGATAGCAGTCACACTGGATCCTAAATTCTCAAGTGGGGGTTAGAGGTGAAGGCAGTCGGTATTTCTACATGTCACTTTAAGTGGGACTTAAATTTCCATTATAATGAcatgaataattaaaaacaaaaaacactacaTAGTGGATTCAACAACAAATACAATCTTTTCAGAATactaagagaagaaaaatctcaGTTTCAATGCTTTTACTCACCCTCTTTCTCTTCAGTCAAGATACTAACAAACAATGAAATACGTCACAGGAAGATGTTAAGAGAAAAAGGCACCAAAAGGCCCATTAACAGATTCTACCCTACAGCTTACTATGCAGTTTTGCCTACTGTAAAAGCAAGTGTTTTCACATGTATAGCTATTGCATGTGAACCTTCAGTTCATTAATCTAAATCACCACTTAGTCAGTAGAAGGtattctaacaacacaagagtgTGACACCTATCAGAGTTTTTCAGCCTAAGCTCCACTGACATGTTGGgctagataattctttgttgtgtggGCTGTTCTGTGTGTTGCAGATGTTTAGCTTCCTCCCCGGTTGTAATGACAACCCAAACTGTCTCCACATATTGCCAAATATCCCCCAGTGGGACACAACAACTGCTCTTGGTTAAGAACTACTGCTTTAAGGCAATGGTTCCCAACTGGGAAGATACATGAGAATCACCTTTGAAatttttaagaagttaaaaaatatcCAGGTCCCATGATGCAGATTCTGAGTCAGTAGATCCAGAATGACCTAGACATCTGTATCAGAATCTTCAGGCTGTAGGGCTCAGGTACACATGTTTTTGAAAGATTTCAGAGCCACTTTTTAATATATCTGGTTAAGAACTACTATGCCAAAAAGCACTTTCAACATAAACTTTCCAAAACTAGTAAACTGGAATGAAAGGAATTTGGTGGTATTTCACCGAGTTCtaagtaaatttatttaattataaaccAGAATTTTCCAGTCATGTAGATTGTACTCATACTTACTTGCTAGAAGCAGACAGGAAAGTGCAACTAAATGCAGCTGCTGGATAGAGATGTCATAACGATCCATAAACAGGTCCAGCAAATAGACAGCAAGATGTCGGGCAGAAGGGCAGAGTGTGAAACGATTGCTCACAATGGCAATCAAGTCAGCAAAATATCTTCTGAGACTTAGttgaggggactggcctttgtaGGAAGGCAACTTCAGCTCCTAAATCAAGAAGAACATTTAGTCTAATATAGGCTGTAGAAGAATTATCCCCTCAATGCAATGACACTTTCCCCCCAATATACTAATGTTACCATTGTCTAAAACATTTTCTtgagtaaaaaacaaaaatgaaaaagctgaGTGGAAGGATAATGAATGGCATTTCAAATTTAGAACTAAACATTTCTCCTTATTCTTAACCACATCTGACATTACCAGTTATAGGTATTTCTTACATTATGGAATAGATGTATTTTAGCAAGATTTTTAATAatggaatcctgttttccctacCACgtattttcagaaaaacatcattACCAAAATACTAACCAAACCATACATACACATCCCCTAAAGATGCTCAAAGCTTTTAGTTAGAAAGTAATGAATAAATGGACATGCTTCTAGTATAATACATACTGTGTTATACTTGTAGGGATGTTGAAGATCCACTAGTATCTTCTAAtctggtttctcatttttttaaaataagaaaattcctATACTATTAAAGAATATCCAGAAAGATGGAAGAATTCTAAATTCATTTTATGAGCTCAGCACAATGCCACAGTAAACCCAACAGGTATTACAATGGAAGGAAGTAACATGGATATGATCCTAAAAGCACAGGTAAAAAAAACGCTAAGACTTCATCCAAAAAACACTTTTATGCATCAAAGGACAGTTTCATCAGAGTGAAAaagcaacccacagaatgggagaaaatatttgcaaatcatatatctggtaAAGTGTTAATATCCAGATCATAAAGAATTCTTATACATACAAATCAACAAAATCCAAAACACCTCGAGTGAAAAACGAGCAAAGGACTTGactaaacatt is a window of Capra hircus breed San Clemente chromosome 26, ASM170441v1, whole genome shotgun sequence DNA encoding:
- the CCNJ gene encoding cyclin-J isoform X2: MELEAQWWRGQLAADIHQALRYKELKLPSYKGQSPQLSLRRYFADLIAIVSNRFTLCPSARHLAVYLLDLFMDRYDISIQQLHLVALSCLLLASKFEEKEDSVPKLEQLNSLGCMTNMNLVLTKQNLLHMELLLLETFQWNLCLPTAAHFIEYYLSEAVHETDLHDGWPMICLEKTKLYMAKYADYFLEVSLQVAAACVASSRIILRLSPTWPPRLHRLTAYSWDFLVQCIERLLIAHDNDVKEANKQRGQAGPQPAQLSMFQTASQPSRAVHFQQPQYLHQTHQTSLQYRHPVSEQPSCQQIVSTTHTSSYTLPTCPAGFQTSVQGLGHVPTGVGMSLAIPVEVKPCLNVSYNRSYQINEHYPCITQCFER
- the CCNJ gene encoding cyclin-J isoform X1, with the protein product MELEAQWWRGQLAADIHQALRYKELKLPSYKGQSPQLSLRRYFADLIAIVSNRFTLCPSARHLAVYLLDLFMDRYDISIQQLHLVALSCLLLASKFEEKEDSVPKLEQLNSLGCMTNMNLVLTKQNLLHMELLLLETFQWNLCLPTAAHFIEYYLSEAVHETDLHDGWPMICLEKTKLYMAKYADYFLEVSLQDYAFLNYAPSLVAAACVASSRIILRLSPTWPPRLHRLTAYSWDFLVQCIERLLIAHDNDVKEANKQRGQAGPQPAQLSMFQTASQPSRAVHFQQPQYLHQTHQTSLQYRHPVSEQPSCQQIVSTTHTSSYTLPTCPAGFQTSVQGLGHVPTGVGMSLAIPVEVKPCLNVSYNRSYQINEHYPCITQCFER
- the CCNJ gene encoding cyclin-J isoform X3; the protein is MELEAQWWRGQLAADIHQALRYKELKLPSYKGQSPQLSLRRYFADLIAIVSNRFTLCPSARHLAVYLLDLFMDRYDISIQQLHLVALSCLLLASKFEEKEDSVPKLEQLNSLGCMTNMNLVLTKQNLLHMELLLLETFQWNLCLPTAAHFIEYYLSEAVHETDLHDGWPMICLEKTKLYMAKYADYFLEVSLQAAACVASSRIILRLSPTWPPRLHRLTAYSWDFLVQCIERLLIAHDNDVKEANKQRGQAGPQPAQLSMFQTASQPSRAVHFQQPQYLHQTHQTSLQYRHPVSEQPSCQQIVSTTHTSSYTLPTCPAGFQTSVQGLGHVPTGVGMSLAIPVEVKPCLNVSYNRSYQINEHYPCITQCFER